The sequence ACGCAGCGCCTCAGCCGGGGCCACGCGGCCGTCCGCCAGCGGACGGTGGTGGGTGCGGTTCATCACCGCGTCGATGTCGCGGTCGTACCACATGTTCAGGATCGTGCTGCCGGCGATGGCCAGAAACAGGCTGACCGCCAGGAAGAGCAGCGTGTCCCAATGCAGCACCGGACAACGGGCGCTCATGTAGCCGGCAAGACCGGTGGAAAGCAGCAAGCTGGTCTGCAGGGACTTGGTCAGCGGCCAATACAGCCGCAGCCTGGTTCTGAGGCGTTGGAAGTATCGCATCACGCCCTCCATAGCAGCCTTCATCTAGCCTCGCGAGCACAGCGGAAGCCGACAGCGGGACTGAAGTATTCCGGTGCGGCGTTGTTGCGCACCCAGAGGCGCAAATCCATATCGTACGAGTCCTTCGAGCCGCCGCGCATGAAACGGTAGTGCATCCCTTCGTAAACGTCCCCGGTCCACTGCCACACGTTGCCGGCCATGTCGTACAGGCCGTAGGGGCTGGCCGAGTCGAGTGTAGCGTAGCCCGCGTAGCTGAGTCCATTATAGAACCCAACAGGGCTGGTGCGCGAACCGAAACTGCTCATGTCCTCGAACGGGTCGCGGCTGGCGTAGAAATTGGCGTTGTTGCGGGCGAGTGCATCGCCCCACGGGTAAGGTCGTCCGTCCGTGCCTCTTGCTGCCTTTTCCCACTCCAGTTCCGCCGGCAAGCGCCAGCCGGAATAGCCGCAGTACGCCCGCGCCCCGAACCAGCTCACGTTGGTCATGGGGTGATTTTCGTAACCCTCTCTAACCTCGAACGTGCCGCCGTCGAAGGTGAAGCGGGAAGCCGGATCGTCCAGCGGGACGACCAAGTAATCCCCCGCCGGAATTTCCACTTCATGCCGGGCGCCGTGAAACACATCACCGGGATAATACCCCACGATTTTCTCTTCCGCGATCTCGAGCGTGCCGTCGGCCAGCGCGGCGTTGAGGAAATCGACGTACTGCGCCACGGTCACGTCGGTGACCATGATCTCGTAGTCGTAATCGAGCGCCAGCGGATCGTCGAACTGCCCGGAAAGGAATTCGCCCGCCGGCACCACGGCCCAGGCGTCGGGATCGACGCCCGTATCGTAAACGGGAATGGGCGCATCCAGATCGACCGAACCGCAGGAGGCCAGGAGAACGCTCAGCAGCAAACACGTCGTCGGCATGCGTTTCATCCCCCCACCTCCGCCGATAGTTCGTGGCCGGCTTCTTCCGTCCAGCGCCCCTTTCTTTTGAACAGATCCAGCAGGCGCCAGATCATGGCCAGCGCCAGGACGACCAGCAGCATCCCCAGGCCGAAGTCGACGAGCAGCATGACCGTGTTGACCAGCGGCTGCTGGGTGGCCTCGGGGACGAACAGGCGCTTCATCTCGAAAGTCGTGCCGGCGGCAAAAGCCAGGTCCGAGAGGACGACGATCGACCAGCCGTACAGTTTGCGGACCCTGCCCTTCAGCCCGATCATGTCCCCGTAGTACAGCAGGATGATGGTGGCGACGATGGCCGAGAGGATGTGCCAGTGTCCGGTCAGCTCGATGCGTTCCTCGCGCGCCGGCCAGACGCGGAAGATCTCGTCCAGCCGTACGGCCATGAGGATTCCGATCCCACTGACGGTAAAATTCATGTACACCATCTGCCACAGCGCGCCGAATTTGAGCGGATCGCGCAGCAGCGCGCCGAGTTTCTGCCGGAAATTGGGCTTCGAGATTCCGGCCACCCCGCTGCGGATCAGCTTGTCCCAGCCGAAGATCACCAGGCACAGCGCCGCCAGCATCGACGGCGTCGCCCCGACGTAGATGATCATGTGGGCGACCGGTTCCAGCGGCGTCACCACGCCCCATACTCCCAGGTTGAGGATAATCGTGCCCAGAATCATCAGGGGCATGGCGAGTTTGTGCAGCAGGCCCTTGAAATCCAGCCAGCGGCCGACGATCAGCGTGAGCATGATGGCGATCAGCGCCAGCATGATGTGCAGGTGGCCGATGACTGAATACTGCAGCGTGGTCTTATCGGGGTAGCGGATGATGTTTTCGGCCAGCATCACACGGAAACCGTTGCCGAAATATGAACCGGGTACGGCGCCAAAACCGGCCGAGATCACCGTTGTGAGCGCCGCGGCGAAAAAAGCGACCCGCTCCAGATCCACACCCCGTTTGGTGCGGGAATAGGCGTTATCCGCCTGGTAGTATTCCTCCCGCCACGGCCACAGGGCGACGACCAGCACGACCCCCGCGAAGAAGACCAGGGTCAACCCTGCGATGTATAAACCGTGCAGGGGCCAGCTGTGGCCCCAGTAGGCGAAGCCCATGCCGAAAACCATGGCCGTCAGGTAGCCGCACGTGACCAGGGCGCGTACGGCGGTTCGGTAGAACTGATTCATTTTCAGCAGGCCGGTGATCATGTAGGTTTCGATGGCCACCACGGCCATGGCGATGGAATGGTAGAGGATGATGATGCGGCCCTCGCGCTCCGCCGGAACCAGGTTCATATTAAACGCCCGCACCACGACGTCGCGCACGCCGAACTCGGCCATCGGCCCGGAGAGCATGCCGAAGATCGCCGTCTCCAGTGCGATCATGGCCACGGCCACGAGAATCAACCCCTTGGTGGACTTGAAAAGGTAATTGAAGCGCGCTTGCACGAACTGCATCGGCAACTCCTTGCCGGTTATCTCAATCTCGATCCTGGACGCTCGGCCCGTGAATTCTCGCCCATATTTTGCTCGCGCTTACGCCTCGGCGCCAGTCAGCCGCTCCCACAGGTTGGGCCAGAAGAATACGATCACGAGGCCCAGGCAGGTGATCGGTGCCAGGGCGAAGAGCGAGAAACGCCCCAACTGCTGTGCGGTGGCGACGGCCAGCGGAATTCCCACAACCAG is a genomic window of Anaerolineales bacterium containing:
- a CDS encoding SUMF1/EgtB/PvdO family nonheme iron enzyme; protein product: MKRMPTTCLLLSVLLASCGSVDLDAPIPVYDTGVDPDAWAVVPAGEFLSGQFDDPLALDYDYEIMVTDVTVAQYVDFLNAALADGTLEIAEEKIVGYYPGDVFHGARHEVEIPAGDYLVVPLDDPASRFTFDGGTFEVREGYENHPMTNVSWFGARAYCGYSGWRLPAELEWEKAARGTDGRPYPWGDALARNNANFYASRDPFEDMSSFGSRTSPVGFYNGLSYAGYATLDSASPYGLYDMAGNVWQWTGDVYEGMHYRFMRGGSKDSYDMDLRLWVRNNAAPEYFSPAVGFRCAREAR